The genomic region ACGGCGCGCCTGACGCCGCACGGACGCCGGCAGGACCACGTGCCGCGTCGGAAGCGATGATGCACGATGCCTCGCTGGCGAGTGCTGAGCTGATCGCCTCGTGGCAGATGCTGTTGTGGGCGGTGCATGTCGAGGAGGTCGAGCTCGCCAGGGCCGCTCAGGTCGCCGGCATCCCGACCGAGGAGGCGACGGCTGTGCTCCGCCGCGCCGAGGAGGCCATCGCGAACGGAGTGGTGGCACGTGCGCTGGCCCGCGCAGACGGCTCGCATGCGCCCTTCCTCCGCCTGCTGGAACACCGCACCGTCGGCGAGTTGGACCAGGACGCCGCTGATCTCCTCGCCGCCCACACCGCGCGCTGTGAAGGATGCAGCGCAACGGGTGCCTGGTTGGCGTCGTTCCGCTCCGCACCGGGCGTGATCCTGGCCGCGGTCGTGCTCGGGAGCGCCGCACAGCCCTATCTGCGGTCCGCGCCCACGCCGGCGAGCAGTTCGACTCCCCGGCCGGCACGCATCGCAACGCTGCAGGCCGAACACTCCCGGGGTCTGCTGGTGACGACGACCGCTGTCCTGGCAGCCTTCGGCCTCCTGGTGGTTGCGGTCACTGTCCCCGGCGTCAGCACGCTGAGGGCCCAGCTGTTGCAGAACCCCGTTCCGACCACCGCTGATGGCGCGGCGACGCAGACCTCGCCGTCCGCAACCCGGCTCACCCTGCTGTACCCGACCCCGTCCGGACTGTCGACCGCTGGGACCGGTCCGCGAACCACCGATCCCGAGACGTCCCAGGGCGACGGCGCGGGAGCGGTGACCGAAGGCGCGGTCACCAGCCGGAGGGCTCGGACCGCCGCTGCGAGCTCCACGGTCACTTCCTGGACGTCCCCAGCACTCTCGACCACCGACCCGGCCATCCCTGGCACCTCCGTCGCCCGGACGACGGCCTCCACTCCGACGACGGCCACCACCTCGACAACGGCGCCCACTCCGACAACGGCGCCCACTCCGACAACGGCGCCCACTCCGACAACGGCGCCCACTCCGACAACGGCGCCCACTCCAACGACGGCGCCCACTCCAACGACGGCGCCCACTCCAACGAAGGTGCCCACTCCAACGACGGCGCCCACTCCAACGACGGCGCCCACTCCAACGACGGCGCCCACTCCAACGACGGCGCCCACTCCAACGACGGCGCCCACTCCAACGACGGCGCCCACTCCGACAACGGCGCCCACAAAGACGACGGCGCCCACTCCGACAACGTTGCCGACGTCGGGCGTCGCGATGCCGCCCGCTCTCACGGCGCCGCCCGTACCGCGTCCGAGTCCGACACCTCCGGCCCCCACCGGAACCAGCATCGAGCCGCCCGTCACGTCGGCATCGTCGTCGGCCCGACCGCCCACCACCACGACCACGGTCACCAGCAGGACCGTCACCGAACCGGCATCCCCGCTCGTCGTCCAACTGGGGGACGACTGGTCCGACCTGGAGATCACGCCAGGCCTGGGCTTCAGCCGGACCACCAGGCTGCTCAACGAGTCCGGTCGGACGAGCGCGCCGATGGTCATCGTCGCCAGGAGCTCCGTCTCCCTGCTGATGACTCTCGCAGCGGACGGCCGTCCGTGCGGCCCGATCGGCGTGCTGGCCAAATCGGTCTCCTGCACCATCGGCCCGCTCGCGCCGGGGGAATCGGTGCGGATCACCTTCTCGGCAGCACTGCCGCTCAGCATCGAGAACCAGACGGTGTCCGTGGAGCTCATCCCGGAATGACCGGCCGCCGGGGCGGCGGGTCGCACCAGCGCGTCAGTCGGCGAAATCCCAGTTGGCGGTGACGGTCACGGCAACATCGCGGTCGCCGGCGGCCACCGGCATCGTCGCGTCCTTCGCAGACCGGAGCGCGAACGCCGCGGCCGTCGGACGTGGACCTGCGGCACCGGCTCCCTCCGTGAGCCACTGCAGCGCACCGAGCGACCGGGAGGCGAGTGCGGCAAAGTGCCGAGCCTTCGACAACGCCTGTGCCACAGCGGCTTCGCGGGCATCGGTGAGCGCCTGCTCCGGTTCGGCTGCCGTCAGCTCGACGCTGTTGATCCGCACCCCTGCACCCCCGTGCGCAGCCACCTCGGACAGCACCTTCTCGACCGAAGCGAGGTCGGTGAGCGTCGCCAGCAGCTGCTGCGACGCGGCGTATCCGAGGAGAACCTCGCGATCGGCCTGCCAGTTGGTGCGAGGCCCGAAGCTCAGGTCGCGGGTGCGGACCGAACGTGAATCGACGCCGTTGTCCGCCAGGATCGACAGCACCCGCTCCACGGCGGTCGCCGTCGCGCGGAACGCCTCTCCCGCATCCGGTCGCAGCGTCTCGATGCCCAGATCGATCACGATCCGGTCGACGGGGGCGGCAACCACGGCGGTGGCGCTGACGGTGATACCCGATGGCTCGCTCATGCCGTCCAGTCTGCCCCCTGCCACCGGCGACCGGTCGGCCTGCAGCGCAGTTCGGTCGTCTGGCGCGGTCCTGACCGCGCTGACAGGATCAGTCGATGACGACCCGCTCACAGTCCGGCGGTCCATCGCATCCGCCGTAGCTCCCTGCTGAGCGGAGCACTGGTGATATCGGACGGCCGGCGCGGGGCGGTGGGTGTCGGCAGCCAACGGCACCTTCGTCGCGCACGGGAATCTTCCTGTCCCCCTGCACGGCCGGAGACGCCCTCCGCTGACCCGGACGTCCGCGGAACTCGTCCGAGCCGGGTGTCGATCGGAGCCGATGCCGTTCGTCATCCCGATGACAGCAACCATGCGGCGGCCCCAGGGCCGTCGCCGATGATGGGAGTACCCGATGCCGACGTACATGTTCCTGCTGCACGACGACGAGTCCTGGTTCGACACCGTCAGCCCGGAGACGTGGGCCGAGGAGATGACCAAGCACCGAGCCTTCTCCGATGCGGTGCGAGCGGCCGGTGGTTCCGTGCTGGACGGTGCGGCGCTGGAGCGCTCTTCGCTGGCCACCACCGTCGACAACACGGGCGACGAGCCGACCGTCACCGACGGTCCGTTCATCGAGACCAAGGAGGTGTTCGGCGGCTACTACGTCGTGGACGTCGCGGACCTGGACGTGGCCATCGCACTGGCCGAGCAGTGCCCGAGCGGACACGTGGAGATTCGGCCGGTGATGAGCACGGACGATGACTCGGCTCCCCCGGTCTGAACCGACCGACCCGGGGGGCCCGATCCGTCCCGGCGGCGACGAGGTCACCCGGCTCGTCGAGCGAGCCCACCGCGACCACTGGTCGCAGGTCCTGGCCAGCACCGTGCGGGTCACCCGGGATCTCGACCTGGCCCAGGAGTGCGCGCAGGAGGCCTACCTCCGCGCACTCCGGGCGTGGCCCGGCGCTGTACCGGACGTTCCGGTCGCCTGGCTCACGACGGCCGCGCGGCGGATCGCCCTGGACGGCCTCAGGCGGGCAGATCTGTTGCGGCGCAAGCTCCCGCTGCTGATGGAGCCGGGTCCGCCGCTGGGCGCAGCTGCCTCGGACAGCGCCGACGCATCAGACGAGCCGACGGACGTCCTGCGGCTGATGTTCATCTGCTGTCACCCGGCGCTGGCTCCGGACTCACGGGTCGCGTTGACGCTGCGGCTGGTCGGCGGCCTGAGCACCGAAGAGGTCGCCGCCGGGCTGTTGGTACCGGTTGCGACGGCGGCTGCTCGGATCACCCGCGCGAAGAAGAAGATCGCCCGTGCCGGGATCCCGTTCCGAGTGCCTTCCCCCACCGAGCTTCCGGAGCGCCTGGACACGCTGCTCACCGTGCTCCAGGTGATGTCGGCGGCCGGACACACGTCGGTGGCCGGCACCCTGCAGCGCTCCGACCTGACGGAACGCGCTGTCCGGGCAGCGCGACTGCTCGTCGCCGCACTGCCCGACCCGGTGGTGGACGATGCCAGGGCACTGCTCGCCCATCTGTTGCTCACCAGGGCCAGGGGCGATTCCCGCATCGATGGCGATGGGCGGTTGGTGTTGATGGCCGACCAGGACCGGACTCGCTGGCAGGGTGCCGATCTCGACGAGGGTCTCGACCTGATCACCGCCGTACTCACCAGCATCACGACCGGCGGTCGCAGTCCCGGTCGATTCACCGTGCAGGCGGTGATCGCGGGCCTGCACATGAATGCCCCGAGCTTCTCCGAGACCGACTGGCCGGAGCTCGTGCGCTGGTACGAGGCCCTGCTGCGGCGCTGGCCGACCCCGGTCGTCCGGCTCAACGCGTTGGTGGCCAGGAGCCACCTCTCCGGCGCTCGACGCCCCGAACTGCGCGCGGAACTGGCGGCACTGGAGCGCGAACCGCAGCTGGCTCGCTACCCCTACCTGCCGGCCGCAGTGGCCGAGCTGCTGGCCCGGTGGGGCGACCTCGACGGTGCGGCGGTCGCCTACGACCGCGCCATCGAGCTGTCCCGCAACGACGTGGAGCGACAGCACCTGCGCGCACGGCGCGACGGATTGGGCGGTGCCGGTCGGCGGCACGGTGCCTGAGGGTCTCGGATCGGCGCTCTCCACGGCTCGAGCCATCCGGCACACCCGTCGTGTCGGCCGGGGTGGCAGCCCGAACTTTCTTCGATCGGAGCTTGTTCCATGCATCAGTCCCCGCTGCGATGGGAAACGGAACACCAGGTCGCTCGTTCAACAGCGCAGCGGTGACCCAGGCCCGTCGGCTGTTCTGGACGGTAGCGGCCGGCGGGCCGCCCCCGGCGCCGCTCTGCTGACCGGGTACCCAGTGCAGCACTCGTCCTGACTGCGATCGCACAGGTGCGCGGGTTCCTCGACCGCACTGACGCTGGACGAGTTGCGGCCGCTCCTGGGCGCGCGAGCGTGATCTGCTCGACCTCTACGGACGGCTCGCTCGGCCAGCTGCCACCCGGCCCGGCTGGATGAGCGAGCGCACTTCAGCGTCCCAGAGCTCAGCGGGGTCGAAATTCATGGTGGTGAAGTGGCCGGCCAACTCGAGGCTGAGCACGCCGTGCAATCGGGTCCAGAAGGTTACCGCCGTCGTGCCGTCGGTTCCGGGCAGTGCGTCGAACGCCGTGGTGATCGGCGCGAAGATCCGGCGGGCCAGTTCGGTGGCCTCGTCCGGTGCCCGGTAGCCGGGGACTGGAGTGCCGTACAGCAGCAGGTATCGCTGCGGGTGGGCGAGGGCCCATTGCCGGAGAGCACCGGCGATGGCGATCAGGCATTGCGGTGCTACGGCGGAAATGGCCGCCGCCTCGGCGAGCTCGGCCAGGTCCCGGTAGGCGCTGACGATCAGCTGGGTGAGCAGTTCGTCCCGGCCGGTGTAGTAGCGGTACAGCGCGGGTGCGGTCATCCCCATGCCGGTGGCGATCGCCTTCAGCGACAGTGCTGATGCGCCGGCCGACTCGATCTGCTGCCAGGCCTGTTGCTGGATCTCCTCGCGAACCTGTTGCCGGTACCGAGCTCGGGGCCCTTCCGAGGTCATGCGTTCCGGCTCTGTGATCATCCTGTTGTTATACCTCCTCTCCTGCGGTTATAGTCTGTAATTACAGCGACTGCCCATCACGAAGAGCTCCACATGACCACCGAAATTGTTGCCACCGACGTCGTTCTTCCCGGAATCGTCGAGCCGGACGGATTGCAGATCCGCACCCGCCGTGTTGCGCCACCGACCCGCCGAGAGGTCCTCGTCCGCGTCGAGGCGACCGGCGTGTCGTTCGCCGAGCAGGGCATGCGTCGGGGGCGCTATCCGGGCCAGCCGCCTACGGCACCGCGACCAGCCTGAACGACGACGACTCGATGCTGGGGCTGTTCGCGCGAATGATGGGTCGGATCGTCTACTGGAAGCTGATGCCGAACCGCCGGGGCGCCACCTTCTACAACTTCTGGGCGGGACACACCGTGGCCCGCAGGTGATTTCGTCGGCGTCTGAACTCCGACCTCACCGCCGTTCTGGCCCTGTTGGCATCGGGAACCCTGACCGCACACATCGCCGCGCGATTCCCGCTCACCGCAGCAGCGGAGGCGCTGACACTGGCCGAATCACGCACCACCACCGGCAAAGTGATCCTGGAACCCAACCCCGGTGGATCGGCTGGCTGTTGAATCCAACAGGACCGCTACATCCTGGATTCTGTCCCCGACTTCACCCGACCACGCCGACGTGGAGCCTGAGCGGTGGTGATCAAGTGTTACCGGAGACGATCTCCGTTCAGTCCACGGCGCCGGCCAGTGCCGCAACTCCGGAGGTCGCCGCTCTCGTGGCCACCCAGAAGGTGACGGCCATGGGGTGCGACGTGAGCATCACCAGGATGTGACTCCGGCTGTCCCCGATCACTCCGTTGGTGTTGATGATCCGGCGTTCGCGCGCGCTACCCCAGCCCTGTTCGATCCACCAGGTGCTGCCGGGCAGCGCATCCGGGATTCCGAAGAACTGATCGACGCCATCGGCGGCGATCTCCTGGGCGTCGCGGTGCCGGCCAGGTTGGGCGGCGGACGTCCTGCGGTGCGACATCCAGCAGCCACCGCCAGATGCGGGCCACGTCGACGGCGTCGAACCGCATCGAGCCGCCCGAAGAGGGGCACCTCCACCTCGTGCCGCAGGGCAACCTGGAGTCCTCCAGGGAGCCCGACGTGCTCGCCCTTGCCGCGCGTGCGTCCGCGAACCTCCGGGACAGCGATCTCCGCGCCCCGGGCGCGACTCAGGGTGAACTGTGGTCTGCCGTGCTCGGAGAAGCCCTGTTCGGGGCCGGTACGGCGCGCATGGTGCAGGCCCATGCTCGGACCTCGGACGGCCGCACATACGTCTACTCCTTCAAGTACCGTTCGACGGCCCTGAACGGGTGACTTGGCGCCGGCCATACTGTCGAGCTGCTCTTCGTCTTCGACATCGCCGACAGGCCGTGGCTGCACGGAGACACAGGCCTACTCGGCCCCGACCCGCACAGGCCGGCCTCGCGGCTCGGGTGCACATCGCCCGGGTCGCGTTCGCCACCACCGGGGACCCGGGTCGGGCCGCGTACCACCCGCAACGACCCGTAGCGGAGACACTCGGGGGCTGAGCCTTTCCACCGGACAGGGACGCAGCTAATTGTCCACACCCCGACAACCAGCTCTGAGAACGTCCGCATGTCCGGGCTCAGCGCGGTTTGCGTCTCGTGGCTGCAACGGTCTGCCAAGCGGCGCTCGCTGCCACCGGCGAACGTGAACGATCGTTTCCGTTTCAGATGGAAAGGAACTCGTGTCCGGATGCTGAAAGAGGTTGCATTACAGCGCAAAGCGGACACGGCAATCGAGACACCTTCACTTCCGTCACCTCGGTCCCATCAGGTGAACGAGAGTCGGATGCTCTAGGTCTGCTGATCCGGAAGACAGGAACGACGGCCCCGAGCGCCTCCGGGGTCATCGCCCGGACAGGCACCCGCCGTGACACGTCGACAGTCCACCGAGGCTGCTATCGCTCGGATGTGGAGCTGACCGCTTCGGATGCCTCAGCCCACTCGATCAACCGCGGCCCCGGTTGGCGTGACCAGGTGCGCAGGTCAACACCTGCGGCGATCAAGGCTCCTTGGTCGGCCCATTTCCCTCGCGGTGTGGTGATCGCCAGGGATCGGTCCAGCAACATCCACAGGTGCGCCTGCGGTGCGTCCAGCGTGCAGTACCCCCAGTAGTGGATCGCCGGCCGCCCACCCAAAGCCACCGAGGTGTCAACCTGGACGTACTTGCCGTCGCCCGGTGCGCAGTTGTCACCGAACACCGGGAAGTCGAAAGAGTTCGGCAGGGTCGGGCCGCCGGGCACGGTGATCGTGACGGTGACACCCGCGCAGTCGGCGGAGGGTGCGGCGGCGACGCACGCAACGACCACATCGTCCCGTGGGTAGGCGGCCACGGACCATCCTGCGGGAACCGGGAACCGCACACCTCCGACATCCGCGACACCGTCGCTGACGGACACCGCAGCCGCGGCGGTGCGGCGTTCCGCAGTTCGCTGACGGTCCGCGACGATGGCCACCACCCCGACGATCGTGGCGATGACGGCGGCAGCAGCGATCAGCGGCACCGGCCATCGCCGGCGTCCGAGAAGAGGCAAACCCTGACCTGCCGGCCGCGGCGTTGCATCTCGTCCATCGCCGGACCGCACTCCCGCTGCCAGCAGATCGTCCAACGCGGCATCCAGCTCGGCGTCCTTCCAGATCGCAAAGTCTTCGTGCTGGGAACTCATAGGGTTTCGCCTTTCTCGGCGGTGACAGGTTGGAGTTCTTCGGCGCGGCGTAGCCGCCGGCGGGCTCGATGCAGTCGGGAGCGGACGGTGGCCGGAAGCAGCTCGAGGGCCTCACCGACCTGGGTCGGTGATAGGCCAGCCCAAGCGATGAGCAGCAAAATGTCCCGATCGGTGTCATCGAGTTGCAGCAGATCGGGGATGAGACGCTGCAACCGCCGGTGCGCATCGACCTGATCGATGCTCTGATCGGCCGGCGGCTCGTCCACACCCGCTGACGCGATCGCCTGCATGCGTCTGAGATGACGCAGCTCATCGCGTCGATGACTGTGCACCGCTCTCGTGGCAATGCCGAACAACCATGCGATCGGCGGGCCCTGCTCCGGGTCGTAGGTGTGCCACCGGCGGTGTCCAGCCAGGAACGTCTCCGCAGCCAGATCATCCGCGTGAGCGGAACCGACCCGGCCGGCCAGATACCGCCAGATCGCCGCGTGATGCTGCTCGAACAGCAACCCCACGCCACTGTCGTCACTGCCGCGCCGTCTGCCCATATCCACTCTCGGTCGCCAGACCCCGCAGCGTTGCACACCAGTGAGAAGGGCGGGTCTGAGCTGGTCACTTCGTCGTCTTGACGGTCAGTCGCACCGATCGGGTGACGCCGGTTGGTAATAACTGGAGATGACGAAAGACTGCCGAAGTGGAGAAGCCCCGCTACGTGATGATCGTTCTCGCGCCTATCAACATCCTGCTCCAGCTCTTCTTGCTCGTTGTTGCGCCGGATCCGCCGATCTGGCTGGTGCTACTGGTCTGCCTCAGCATCAGCGGCTTCATCGTTTCCTTCGTCGCCGAGGTTCGGCGCAACGCGAAGATCTCGCGAGGCGCCTCGTACCTCGAGCGGTAGCAGCAGTCTGCTGTCAGCCACCGGCAAGCAGTGAATGACACGCAGCGGCCCGCTCGGCGTCACTGACCTGCCCGCGAGTGCGCAGCTCGTCGAGCTGGGCGAGGCAGTCACCGAGCGGTAGAACCGACCCACTCGCTGGCGGCTGCGAGGCGATCCGCTGCAGCCGTAGCTGACGGTCAGGAGGCGGACAGCGACTGCCCGACCCTGCCCGGCAGGAATCGGAACCTTCACCGCTCGTCAGTCGTCGTCCCACTCATCTCGAAGTTCCTTGCGCAGAACGTCCACCTGGACCGTCAAGGCCCCAAGCAGTTCCTCCCGATTCAAGCGCGTCGACGTTCTGTACGACCAGCTCGGCAAGCCATCGGCATCCAACGTCTTGATCAGAACGAACGCTTCCAGCGGAGTCTCCGCCGGTCCCAGGGCGTGGATTTCCAAACCTGGCAGGGCTTGGCCGACCGGAACTCGGACTTCGTCTGGACCAGCTCTTCCTGCATGGCTACCCATGGCTCGCATCCTGCCACCAACCACCGCAGCTCATGTTCGCGAGACGATCGTTTCCTTGTCATCTGCACAGAGTTGTAAAGCTTCCCGTGTCCGCGCCAAGTCCGAGGTTGTGAGACGTTGTAAAGCGGACACGACCTCGGCGACACTTTCACTCCTGTCACTCCCCGTCATCG from Nakamurella sp. A5-74 harbors:
- a CDS encoding SIMPL domain-containing protein (The SIMPL domain is named for its presence in mouse protein SIMPL (signalling molecule that associates with mouse pelle-like kinase). Bacterial member BP26, from Brucella, was shown to assemble into a channel-like structure, while YggE from E. coli has been associated with resistance to oxidative stress.) → MSEPSGITVSATAVVAAPVDRIVIDLGIETLRPDAGEAFRATATAVERVLSILADNGVDSRSVRTRDLSFGPRTNWQADREVLLGYAASQQLLATLTDLASVEKVLSEVAAHGGAGVRINSVELTAAEPEQALTDAREAAVAQALSKARHFAALASRSLGALQWLTEGAGAAGPRPTAAAFALRSAKDATMPVAAGDRDVAVTVTANWDFAD
- a CDS encoding YciI family protein — translated: MPTYMFLLHDDESWFDTVSPETWAEEMTKHRAFSDAVRAAGGSVLDGAALERSSLATTVDNTGDEPTVTDGPFIETKEVFGGYYVVDVADLDVAIALAEQCPSGHVEIRPVMSTDDDSAPPV
- a CDS encoding DUF6596 domain-containing protein; the encoded protein is MTRLPRSEPTDPGGPIRPGGDEVTRLVERAHRDHWSQVLASTVRVTRDLDLAQECAQEAYLRALRAWPGAVPDVPVAWLTTAARRIALDGLRRADLLRRKLPLLMEPGPPLGAAASDSADASDEPTDVLRLMFICCHPALAPDSRVALTLRLVGGLSTEEVAAGLLVPVATAAARITRAKKKIARAGIPFRVPSPTELPERLDTLLTVLQVMSAAGHTSVAGTLQRSDLTERAVRAARLLVAALPDPVVDDARALLAHLLLTRARGDSRIDGDGRLVLMADQDRTRWQGADLDEGLDLITAVLTSITTGGRSPGRFTVQAVIAGLHMNAPSFSETDWPELVRWYEALLRRWPTPVVRLNALVARSHLSGARRPELRAELAALEREPQLARYPYLPAAVAELLARWGDLDGAAVAYDRAIELSRNDVERQHLRARRDGLGGAGRRHGA
- a CDS encoding WHG domain-containing protein, with the protein product MITEPERMTSEGPRARYRQQVREEIQQQAWQQIESAGASALSLKAIATGMGMTAPALYRYYTGRDELLTQLIVSAYRDLAELAEAAAISAVAPQCLIAIAGALRQWALAHPQRYLLLYGTPVPGYRAPDEATELARRIFAPITTAFDALPGTDGTTAVTFWTRLHGVLSLELAGHFTTMNFDPAELWDAEVRSLIQPGRVAAGRASRP
- a CDS encoding zinc-binding dehydrogenase, with translation MASGTLTAHIAARFPLTAAAEALTLAESRTTTGKVILEPNPGGSAGC
- a CDS encoding sigma-70 family RNA polymerase sigma factor, whose translation is MGLLFEQHHAAIWRYLAGRVGSAHADDLAAETFLAGHRRWHTYDPEQGPPIAWLFGIATRAVHSHRRDELRHLRRMQAIASAGVDEPPADQSIDQVDAHRRLQRLIPDLLQLDDTDRDILLLIAWAGLSPTQVGEALELLPATVRSRLHRARRRLRRAEELQPVTAEKGETL